The Rhizobium favelukesii DNA segment GCAACTGAAGGAACTGGAGAAGGACGGCATAGTCACCCGCACCGTCTATCCTCAGGTGCCGCCCAAGGTGGAATACGCGCTGACCGAGATTGGCAAAGCGCTCGGGCCGTCGATGGCCGAACTGATCGACTGGGCCTTCATGCGTAAGGAGCGGCTGGCATCCAAGGAAGCGTAATGACACGCACCTTCGCTTATTCCACGACAAACCTTAGGGCAGTGTGCCTGGCGAGGCTCGAAGGAGACGCCGCGATTATCTCATTGATGAGATCAATGTCTCCGACGAGAACGACGGCCTCAATACCGCGAGTTATGGCCGTGTAGAGCATGGTCCGGTCCAGCAGCTTCGACCGGACGACGGGGATGATGACCCGCTTGAATGCCGACCCTTGTGCCTTATGGACGCTGATCGCCCAGCCGTGGGTGAGCTTCTCAAGATCGGCCGTGGTGATCGCGTCTTCAGCGCCATCGTCGAACCGCACCCAGGCACCTTTGGGATGGGGTTTGGTGACGACTCCGAGGGAGCCGTTCATGAACCCCGCGCAGATCGGATCGCCCGTCATTTTGTCGACAACGGGCTTCCCTTCGGCGTCGAGCAGAGGGGCCTTCGAGTAATCGTTCTTCAGCCACATGATCTTCGAGCCGACGCTCAGACCCCAATCCTCGACGTTGGGCTGCCTGTCCATGTATTCGACCTCGATGGCACGGTTCAGCTCCTTCGATCCGGCCGGGCCGTTCTTCACCTGTGTGAGTATCTGGACGTCCATCTCGTGCAGGGCGGCCGTCTTGCCATAGGCTGGAACCCGTCCGCACATGGCGCGGAAGGCGGCTATGGTCTTTCCGGCCACATCATCTTTCGACGCCGGGAAGAGATAGACGCCAGGTGTCAGCGCAACATTCGGATCGAAGCGCCTGAGGCCGACCGCCTTCCCGGTGCGCACGGCGGATGCGACGGCCGGAATGCCGGTGGCGTCGTCCTGCCTGTGAACAATGTCCAAAGTGACCGAAGGAATGCCCGGTGCCTTGACCATGGTGTGGAAGGGCAGGCCGGGTCCGATAGGCGGGAGCTGGCCGGGATCACCGATGAAGATCAGGTTGACCTCGATAGGCAACTGCGCGAGCACCCGGTAGATCGACGGGGTATCGAGCATCGAGGATTCGTCGAAGATGACAGTGCCAGCTTGGACGCGGCGGCCAGCATCCTCGATGTCGTGCACCAGCCGCGAGAGGGTGCTTGCGGGGCGACCTGTGGCTTCGCTGATCCGCCTGACGGCACGCCCAGCCAGTGCCACCTGCAGGTGTTCGACGCCATGGCGCTGCGAAGCTGGAAGATGATCGCGCATGGCCTCCAGCGCGGCAAGGATCGCCCGGACGACGGTCGTCTTGCCCGTGCCCGCGCCACCGCTGATCACGCAGACGCCGCAGGTGGTGGCCATGAAGACCGCCTCTCGCTGCGCATCGGTAAGGGCGTAGCCGATATCCGCCTCGACCTTGGCCATGGCATCGACAACCAGCTTGCCGTCGAATCCCGGAACTTCGCGGCCCATGCGCACGCCGATCTGCCGAGCGACCTCATCCTCCATGAATCGACAGGCTCTTGATTGCAGAAGGTCGCAAGCTGGAGAAACCACGCGACCGCTGGCCAAGGCCAGATCGATGGCACTTACCGGATCGCCAGTCCAAGGTGCAAGCAGCCGCTTCACCAGATGTTTCAGAACCGGGGAAGGGGAGGCCATGTTCCCTGCCCGGAAGCGGATGGCCAACGCCTCCTCGACGGCGGCCGTCAGTCGCCTCGGATCATCCAGGGCAACACCGAGCCGAAGTGCTCTCGCATCCACATCCTTCCACGGCTCCAGCAACGTCATCGTGAAGGGATCGGCCTTGATGCGGTCGATGGCTCCAAGACCCCAGACACGGGCGGCGGCACCAGCCACGCGAGGAGAGACACCGTATCGATCCAGCCAGCGGAAGATTTCGGCCTCTTCGGCGAGCATGCCGAACCCGTCGACGATAGCGATGGCCCGATCCGCTCCGACGACGTCCGCGAGCGCCTTCAGATCGCGATCCCGGATGATGTCGTAGGTGGTCTCGCCGAAGCGCTCCCAGACCCTTTCTGCCGTCGCCCAGCCGATCCCGATGAAGCGCTTGTCGGTAGCAAGGTGGCGGATAATCGCCCGCCCTTTGGTGACGAGGGGCAGTGCCACCTCGGCATGGAGCTGCGGACCATGTTCTGGATGGAGTTGGATCGAGCCTGTGACACGCCACGTCTCGCCAACGGCCGGATCACGCGGCGATCTCTTGGAAAGAACGAGGGCACGGCGGAGCTGCTCGGTCTCGTCGCGACCGATGATGACATGGTCGCCGAACCGGCTGGCATGGACTGACGTGATGGAGAGCTCCCAGGACTGCTCAGAACGCTCACCAAGGACCAGGAACGTCTGCCCCTCTGCGCCACCCCGTCGTTGATTGGCCCCTGCCATGGGCTCTGGCTCTCCGTTCACTGCGGCCACCCACGACGGGACGTCGCGGGTCCCTGCGCCTCGTTCACTGCGATCCAGCTCCCACGGCCTGTCGGGACCACGACGGCGCGGCTCCGAGGACCAGACTTCAAACACCCAATCATGGAAGTCTACCAGTCTCGGCGATCACCGCGCTCAGTCGCTTCATGCGATCCAGGTCGCGGCGCAGCGAGGCGTTCTCCGCCTTCAGCCGAAGGTTCTCCTCTTCAAGAGCCATCTGGTTGCCGTCCACTTTGGCCTTCTGCTCGCGGTCCGCTTCCGCCTGTTCGAGGCGTGTCAGGTTGGCCTTGCGATCACGGTCGTCGGCGTCGCTGAGGATTTCGGCGCAACGGGGATTGGTGCGGAACACCTGACGGTCGAAGCCGCAGGCCTTCGCGATGGCGCTCTTGTTCAGTTCGACGCCGCCATAGCGTGGCAGCGGCTGGTCGCCGAGGTTCTCCAGATACGACTCCAGGGCATCGACATGCTCCTGGGCGACCTCGACGCCGCTCTTGCCCGTTCCTCGCGCCATCAGGACTTCCTCGGAGGAAGAGCGACGACTTCACCGGAGGGAATGGCATCCATGCTGTCGAGCTTGTCGAGGACCTCGTGGTATCGCTCGAAGAACTGTCTCCAGATGGGCAGGCCACCCATCTGCGCTACGCCAAGGATCATCTTGCGGTGTGAAGCCGTCAGCAACTCCTTGTCGGCTTGCAACTGCGCGATCTCCGCGTTCTTCGCCGCCACGAGCTTTTCCAGTTCGGCACGAGACTTTTTGCTGGATCGGTTGACGGCTGTCCGGATGGTTTCCTGCTTGGCGATCGCCGACTTCACACTCTCGTTGCGGGTTTCGTTCCGCGTGATATCGGTGGCGTGCTTGAAGACGCCGTCACTCCTCCTGCACACGGCACGGACGGTAATGTCCTCGTCCTCGGCGATCATCGC contains these protein-coding regions:
- a CDS encoding AAA family ATPase, which produces MAGANQRRGGAEGQTFLVLGERSEQSWELSITSVHASRFGDHVIIGRDETEQLRRALVLSKRSPRDPAVGETWRVTGSIQLHPEHGPQLHAEVALPLVTKGRAIIRHLATDKRFIGIGWATAERVWERFGETTYDIIRDRDLKALADVVGADRAIAIVDGFGMLAEEAEIFRWLDRYGVSPRVAGAAARVWGLGAIDRIKADPFTMTLLEPWKDVDARALRLGVALDDPRRLTAAVEEALAIRFRAGNMASPSPVLKHLVKRLLAPWTGDPVSAIDLALASGRVVSPACDLLQSRACRFMEDEVARQIGVRMGREVPGFDGKLVVDAMAKVEADIGYALTDAQREAVFMATTCGVCVISGGAGTGKTTVVRAILAALEAMRDHLPASQRHGVEHLQVALAGRAVRRISEATGRPASTLSRLVHDIEDAGRRVQAGTVIFDESSMLDTPSIYRVLAQLPIEVNLIFIGDPGQLPPIGPGLPFHTMVKAPGIPSVTLDIVHRQDDATGIPAVASAVRTGKAVGLRRFDPNVALTPGVYLFPASKDDVAGKTIAAFRAMCGRVPAYGKTAALHEMDVQILTQVKNGPAGSKELNRAIEVEYMDRQPNVEDWGLSVGSKIMWLKNDYSKAPLLDAEGKPVVDKMTGDPICAGFMNGSLGVVTKPHPKGAWVRFDDGAEDAITTADLEKLTHGWAISVHKAQGSAFKRVIIPVVRSKLLDRTMLYTAITRGIEAVVLVGDIDLINEIIAASPSSLARHTALRFVVE